The following are encoded together in the Pseudidiomarina andamanensis genome:
- the pabB gene encoding aminodeoxychorismate synthase component I — MPLYAVQLPITDSFSALFCRCKDEPMALFLDSCEHAAGQWDFIFRQPQLVVTKSKNWPRVLERALQTLPNYQGPPRLPFQGGLAGAWSYDAGRALETLPTAAHADIELPELCVGLYTQALMRDRKTGKTWLLAPQEELETLKEFWLSPSVAKPNQVPFQLLTSWQSNMSAVDYADNFARVQSYLRAGDCYQINLAQRFTSLYEGDTWQAYELLREHNNAPFSAFMQLEQGSLLSLSPERFLAIDELGNVETKPIKGTRPRAANAQKDRQLADELQHSSKDRAENVMIVDLLRNDLSRLCLPRSVKVPKLFAIESYPAVHHLVSTVTGKLSSTTQNIQLFAACFPGGSITGAPKIRAMEIIDELEPHRRSFYCGSFGYFSQHGRADTSIAIRTLVATRSADQQGALHCWAGGGLVADSDCASEYQETFDKVARITPVLTQQFGPQSS; from the coding sequence GTGCCCTTATACGCAGTTCAATTACCTATTACCGACTCTTTTTCGGCGCTTTTTTGTCGTTGTAAAGATGAGCCTATGGCGCTATTTCTTGATAGCTGTGAGCATGCGGCGGGGCAATGGGATTTTATCTTTCGCCAACCACAACTTGTTGTGACTAAGAGTAAAAATTGGCCAAGAGTACTTGAACGCGCTTTACAAACATTGCCTAACTATCAAGGGCCACCTCGGTTACCGTTTCAAGGAGGATTAGCCGGCGCTTGGAGCTATGACGCGGGGCGAGCATTAGAAACGTTACCAACCGCAGCGCACGCAGACATCGAACTTCCCGAGCTTTGTGTTGGACTCTACACGCAAGCATTAATGCGAGATCGAAAAACTGGGAAAACCTGGCTTCTAGCTCCACAAGAAGAACTCGAGACATTAAAAGAATTCTGGTTATCGCCTTCAGTAGCTAAACCAAACCAAGTTCCATTTCAATTGCTGACTTCTTGGCAGAGCAATATGTCAGCGGTCGATTACGCCGATAATTTTGCCCGTGTTCAAAGTTACTTACGCGCTGGTGATTGCTATCAAATTAATCTCGCCCAACGTTTTACCAGCCTCTACGAGGGCGACACCTGGCAGGCTTATGAACTGCTCCGTGAGCACAACAATGCGCCTTTCTCAGCATTTATGCAGCTTGAGCAGGGATCATTACTATCGCTGTCTCCAGAGCGTTTTCTTGCCATTGACGAACTTGGAAATGTTGAAACCAAACCGATCAAAGGAACTCGCCCACGTGCAGCCAATGCTCAAAAAGATCGTCAGTTAGCCGACGAATTGCAGCACTCAAGTAAAGATCGTGCCGAAAACGTCATGATCGTCGACTTGTTGAGAAATGATTTGAGCCGGCTCTGTCTGCCTCGCTCAGTGAAAGTACCCAAACTATTTGCGATTGAATCGTATCCAGCGGTTCATCATTTAGTGAGTACCGTTACCGGAAAACTAAGCTCAACCACTCAAAACATTCAATTATTTGCGGCTTGCTTTCCAGGGGGTTCAATTACAGGCGCACCTAAAATTCGTGCCATGGAAATTATTGATGAACTTGAGCCACACCGCCGCAGCTTTTATTGCGGGAGTTTTGGATACTTCTCACAGCACGGTCGCGCAGATACAAGCATTGCTATTCGTACTTTAGTGGCGACTCGCTCAGCCGATCAACAAGGTGCTCTGCACTGTTGGGCCGGCGGAGGTCTTGTTGCTGATTCAGATTGCGCTAGTGAATATCAAGAAACATTCGATAAAGTCGCACGTATTACGCCTGTACTTACGCAGCAATTCGGACCACAATCGTCATGA
- a CDS encoding fumarate hydratase yields the protein MATIRQADFIESIADALQYISYYHPLDFVQALEKAYHREQSEAAKNAIAQVLTNSRMSAQGHRPICQDTGIVTCFVKVGMGVQWDKTDLTVQQMVDEGTRRAYTNPENPLRASIVADPAGARKNTGDNTPAVVHIDMVPGDNVEVMIAAKGGGSENKSKMVMLNPSDNIADWVVETMPKLGAGWCPPGMIGLGIGGTAEKSAVLAKEALMDPVDIQELLDRGAQNAEEELRLEIYHRVNKLGIGAQGLGGVTTVMDVKIKTAPTHAASKPVTLIPNCAATRHAHFVLDGSGPADLQPPKLEDWPDITFELGDDARRVNLDTVTQADIETWKTGETVLLSGKMLTGRDAAHKRIKDMLDRGEDLPVDFTNKFIYYVGPVDPVGDEVVGPAGPTTATRMDKFTDLMLDKTGILGMIGKAERGPATVESIKQHKAVYLMAVGGAAYLVAKAIKKARVVAFEDLGMEAIYEFEVEDMPVTVAVDSTGENAHETGPAIWRVKLEAADA from the coding sequence ATGGCTACAATTCGTCAGGCAGATTTTATCGAGAGCATTGCTGATGCTCTACAGTACATTTCGTACTATCACCCATTGGATTTTGTTCAAGCGCTTGAAAAGGCTTATCACCGTGAGCAAAGCGAAGCCGCTAAGAATGCGATTGCGCAAGTGCTAACGAACTCACGTATGTCGGCGCAAGGGCATCGCCCAATTTGTCAGGACACGGGTATTGTGACCTGCTTTGTGAAAGTAGGGATGGGCGTGCAGTGGGATAAGACTGATCTAACTGTGCAACAGATGGTCGACGAGGGGACGCGCCGCGCTTACACCAATCCAGAAAATCCGCTACGAGCGTCGATTGTTGCTGACCCAGCTGGCGCTCGCAAGAACACTGGCGATAACACCCCAGCAGTTGTGCATATCGATATGGTACCGGGCGACAATGTCGAGGTGATGATTGCAGCCAAAGGCGGTGGTTCTGAGAATAAATCAAAGATGGTGATGCTAAATCCAAGCGATAACATTGCTGATTGGGTTGTTGAAACCATGCCTAAACTAGGCGCAGGCTGGTGTCCACCGGGAATGATTGGTTTAGGCATTGGTGGTACTGCGGAAAAATCTGCTGTATTGGCCAAAGAAGCCTTGATGGATCCTGTCGATATTCAAGAACTATTGGATCGCGGAGCTCAAAACGCTGAAGAAGAATTGCGTCTAGAGATTTATCATCGCGTGAACAAATTGGGCATTGGCGCGCAAGGCTTAGGTGGTGTTACCACCGTGATGGACGTGAAAATTAAAACAGCACCAACACATGCCGCATCAAAGCCAGTCACGTTGATTCCAAACTGTGCAGCTACTCGCCATGCACATTTTGTACTCGATGGTTCGGGCCCAGCAGATCTGCAGCCTCCGAAACTCGAAGATTGGCCAGATATTACATTTGAGTTGGGTGACGATGCGCGTCGAGTGAATTTAGACACAGTGACGCAAGCGGATATCGAGACATGGAAAACCGGCGAAACAGTTCTGTTATCAGGCAAAATGCTAACCGGTCGCGATGCGGCGCATAAGCGTATTAAAGATATGCTCGATCGTGGTGAAGATCTGCCGGTAGATTTTACCAATAAGTTCATTTACTACGTGGGCCCAGTTGATCCTGTTGGCGATGAAGTTGTTGGCCCTGCAGGCCCAACAACAGCAACGCGCATGGATAAATTTACCGATTTGATGCTCGATAAAACTGGCATCTTAGGCATGATCGGTAAAGCCGAACGTGGTCCAGCAACGGTTGAAAGCATTAAGCAACATAAAGCGGTTTATCTGATGGCCGTTGGCGGTGCTGCTTATCTTGTTGCGAAAGCCATCAAGAAGGCACGCGTTGTGGCGTTTGAAGATCTCGGTATGGAAGCCATCTACGAGTTTGAAGTAGAGGACATGCCTGTCACTGTTGCGGTCGATAGTACCGGTGAGAATGCGCATGAAACTGGTCCTGCTATCTGGCGTGTAAAACTGGAAGCGGCTGATGCTTAA